One Roseomonas sp. OT10 DNA window includes the following coding sequences:
- a CDS encoding glutamine amidotransferase: MPKTKVLLVGESWVSAATHYKGFDAFGSVTFHKGAEPLAEALRDSAFDLTYMTAHEAAEGFPFTLEGLSDYRAILLSDIGANTLLLPQSVWLHGRPTPNRLKLIRDWTAAGGGLVMIGGYLTFQGFDGRGRWHRTPVEAALPVTCLPYDDRIEAPEGFRPEITGPADHPILRGLEGEWPLLLGANEVMAREREDVQILARLPAEQGGHPLLVTGRHGEGRTLAWTSDIGPHWLPEDFVRWPGYATLWRNVLSWVTGAR; the protein is encoded by the coding sequence TTGCCCAAGACCAAGGTCCTGCTGGTCGGCGAGAGCTGGGTCAGCGCCGCGACCCACTACAAGGGATTCGACGCCTTCGGCAGCGTCACCTTCCACAAGGGGGCCGAGCCGCTGGCCGAGGCGCTGCGGGACAGCGCGTTCGACCTGACCTACATGACCGCGCACGAGGCGGCGGAGGGCTTTCCCTTCACCCTGGAGGGGCTGTCGGACTACCGCGCCATCCTGCTCTCCGACATCGGCGCCAACACGCTGCTGCTGCCGCAATCCGTCTGGCTGCATGGCCGGCCGACGCCGAACCGCCTGAAGCTGATCCGCGACTGGACGGCGGCCGGCGGCGGGCTGGTGATGATCGGCGGCTACCTGACCTTCCAGGGCTTCGACGGGCGCGGCCGCTGGCACCGCACCCCGGTGGAGGCGGCGCTGCCCGTCACCTGCCTGCCCTATGACGACCGTATCGAGGCCCCGGAGGGCTTCCGTCCGGAGATCACCGGCCCCGCCGACCACCCCATCCTGCGCGGGCTGGAGGGGGAGTGGCCGCTGCTGCTGGGCGCCAACGAGGTGATGGCGCGGGAGCGGGAGGACGTGCAGATCCTGGCGCGGCTGCCGGCGGAGCAGGGCGGCCATCCGCTGCTGGTCACCGGCCGGCATGGCGAGGGGCGGACCCTGGCCTGGACCTCCGACATCGGCCCGCACTGGCTGCCGGAGGATTTCGTCCGCTGGCCCGGCTATGCGACGCTGTGGCGCAACGTGCTCTCCTGGGTGACCGGGGCGCGCTGA
- a CDS encoding SMP-30/gluconolactonase/LRE family protein has product MRGFVVDPAAIRHVGRDLQRPECILAERDGTLWSADARGGVMRIAPDGTQRFVGQRTPAFAAAADDAERFTTGTLPNGLAFDRAGRFLIANFGTDRLELMERDGTSRVLHDSIDGMPIGKVNFVLRDRRDRVWLTVSTRRRNWMEAMRPGPGDGYVAMADGRGLRVVAEGFAFTNEIRFDAAEEWLYVAETTGRRITRLRIGDDGAVTGREVFGPSEIAPGFPDGIAFDAFGNLWIAQVMADRVLALTPEGELLTLLDDGDPAATAALEAAFRAGTATPADMLAAGGRLAPWFASITFAGPDLRTACIGSLRGTTIPCFPSPVAGLPMAHWR; this is encoded by the coding sequence TTGCGCGGCTTCGTCGTGGACCCGGCCGCGATCCGCCATGTCGGGCGTGACCTGCAACGGCCGGAATGCATCCTGGCCGAGCGCGACGGCACGCTCTGGTCGGCCGATGCGCGCGGCGGGGTGATGCGCATCGCCCCGGACGGGACGCAGCGCTTCGTCGGGCAGCGGACGCCCGCCTTCGCGGCCGCCGCCGACGATGCGGAGCGCTTCACCACCGGCACGCTGCCGAACGGCCTGGCCTTCGACCGGGCGGGGCGCTTCCTGATCGCCAATTTCGGCACCGATCGGCTGGAGCTGATGGAGCGCGACGGCACCTCCCGCGTGCTGCACGATTCGATCGACGGGATGCCGATCGGCAAGGTGAACTTCGTGCTGCGCGACCGCCGCGACCGGGTCTGGCTGACCGTCTCCACCCGCCGGCGGAACTGGATGGAGGCGATGCGCCCCGGGCCCGGCGACGGCTATGTCGCCATGGCGGACGGGCGCGGGCTGCGGGTGGTGGCGGAGGGCTTCGCCTTCACCAACGAGATCCGCTTCGACGCCGCGGAGGAATGGCTCTACGTCGCCGAGACCACGGGGCGGCGCATCACCCGCCTGCGCATCGGCGACGACGGCGCGGTCACGGGGCGGGAGGTCTTCGGACCGAGCGAGATCGCCCCGGGCTTTCCCGACGGCATTGCCTTCGACGCCTTCGGCAACCTCTGGATCGCGCAGGTGATGGCCGACCGCGTGCTGGCGCTGACGCCGGAGGGCGAGCTGCTGACCCTGCTGGACGACGGCGATCCCGCCGCCACCGCGGCGCTGGAGGCGGCGTTCCGCGCCGGCACCGCCACGCCGGCGGACATGCTGGCCGCGGGCGGGCGGCTCGCGCCCTGGTTCGCCAGCATCACCTTCGCCGGGCCGGACCTGCGCACCGCCTGCATCGGCAGCCTGCGCGGCACCACGATTCCCTGCTTCCCCAGCCCCGTCGCCGGCCTGCCCATGGCGCACTGGCGGTAG
- the modD gene encoding ModD protein has product MSFAIAPSRLEAMLQEDSPYGDLTTAALRLAEVPGRAVLRAGAPMTVCCPEEAESLFRLAGATEVRRFCTTGAQLEQGSPILQAEGMLGALHRAAPVAQSLLGATSGVATRAASIRAAAQEVRAEVSVACSRRHLPGTRDAMLKAVMAAGCVPHRLGLSDAVLVLAQHRALLGREPPYLWVARLRAAEPARRIAVEVASVDEAVQLAHADVDIVQLAGLKPEQVAEVSKALGRHPRRPLLAAAGGVTEANAAAYARAGADVLVTSAPWAASPLPVSALLERAGRRLAEAG; this is encoded by the coding sequence ATGAGCTTCGCCATCGCCCCATCCCGCCTGGAGGCCATGCTCCAGGAGGACTCTCCCTATGGCGACCTGACCACCGCCGCGCTGCGGCTGGCCGAGGTCCCGGGGCGTGCCGTGCTGCGGGCCGGGGCGCCGATGACCGTCTGCTGCCCGGAGGAGGCGGAAAGCCTGTTCCGCCTGGCAGGCGCCACGGAGGTGCGGCGCTTCTGCACCACCGGCGCGCAGCTCGAACAGGGCAGCCCGATCCTGCAGGCCGAGGGGATGCTCGGCGCGCTGCATCGCGCCGCCCCGGTGGCGCAGTCGCTGCTCGGGGCCACCTCCGGCGTGGCCACGCGGGCGGCGAGTATCCGCGCGGCGGCCCAGGAGGTGCGGGCGGAGGTCTCGGTCGCCTGCTCCCGCCGCCACCTGCCGGGGACGCGCGACGCGATGCTGAAGGCCGTGATGGCGGCCGGCTGCGTGCCGCACCGGCTGGGCCTGTCCGATGCGGTACTGGTGCTGGCGCAGCACCGCGCCCTGCTGGGGCGCGAGCCGCCCTATCTCTGGGTCGCCCGGCTGCGCGCCGCGGAGCCCGCCCGCCGCATCGCCGTCGAGGTGGCGAGCGTGGACGAGGCGGTGCAGCTGGCCCATGCCGACGTGGACATCGTCCAGCTCGCCGGGCTGAAGCCCGAGCAGGTGGCGGAGGTGTCCAAGGCGCTGGGCCGCCATCCGCGCCGGCCGCTGCTGGCCGCCGCCGGCGGCGTGACGGAGGCGAACGCGGCGGCCTATGCGCGGGCCGGAGCGGACGTGCTGGTCACCTCGGCGCCCTGGGCGGCGTCCCCGCTGCCGGTTTCGGCATTGCTGGAACGGGCCGGGCGCCGGCTGGCGGAAGCGGGGTAG
- a CDS encoding PfkB family carbohydrate kinase, with product MSRLCVLGNAGLDLRLPVPRLPRPGETLVGGAASRAPGGKGLNQAVAAARCGLGPVRFCAPLGTDAEGREVAARLAAEPLDATFHHPGPPTDLSVLLVSPDGENAIVTAGACADALGAAPAAAFAAEAGAGGWVLLQGNLSLDATAAALAAARAAGARCLLNLAPLRWPAMALLPGLDLAVANAVEARDLTGLEAEAAALALHRAGAAVAVVTLGAAGLAMATGAGVRRLPAAPARVRDTTGAGDAFCGVLAAMLAAGAAPEPALAAAQRAGARTVEREGAFDALPDGPTLRALAAA from the coding sequence GTGAGCCGCCTCTGCGTCCTCGGCAATGCAGGACTTGACCTGCGCCTGCCCGTGCCGCGCCTGCCCCGTCCGGGCGAGACGCTGGTCGGCGGCGCGGCCAGCCGGGCGCCCGGGGGCAAGGGGCTGAACCAGGCGGTGGCGGCCGCCCGCTGCGGCCTCGGCCCCGTGCGCTTTTGCGCGCCCCTGGGCACGGATGCGGAGGGCCGGGAGGTCGCGGCGCGCCTCGCGGCGGAGCCCCTGGACGCGACGTTCCACCACCCCGGCCCGCCCACCGACCTGTCGGTGCTGCTGGTCTCGCCCGATGGCGAGAACGCCATCGTCACCGCCGGGGCCTGCGCCGATGCGCTGGGGGCGGCGCCGGCCGCGGCCTTTGCGGCGGAGGCCGGCGCCGGCGGCTGGGTGCTGCTGCAGGGGAACCTCTCGCTGGACGCCACCGCCGCCGCCCTCGCCGCGGCGCGGGCGGCCGGCGCGCGATGCCTGCTCAACCTCGCGCCGCTGCGCTGGCCGGCCATGGCGCTGCTGCCGGGCCTCGACCTCGCCGTCGCGAATGCCGTGGAGGCGCGCGACCTGACCGGGCTGGAGGCGGAGGCGGCGGCGCTGGCGCTGCACCGGGCCGGCGCGGCCGTGGCGGTCGTCACGCTCGGCGCCGCCGGGCTGGCCATGGCCACCGGGGCGGGCGTGCGCCGCCTGCCGGCCGCGCCGGCCCGGGTGCGCGACACCACAGGGGCGGGCGATGCCTTCTGCGGCGTGCTGGCGGCGATGCTGGCCGCCGGCGCGGCGCCGGAGCCGGCCCTGGCCGCGGCGCAGCGCGCCGGCGCCCGGACGGTGGAGCGGGAGGGCGCCTTCGACGCCCTGCCGGACGGGCCCACCCTGCGCGCCCTGGCGGCAGCATGA
- a CDS encoding UPF0262 family protein produces the protein MTSDQRLAEIRLPPGVASPSAYAEADRNQAVADLLAENRFDPPGLPPGPYRLNLDLRDGRLLLDIRDAADTPLHGYALALGPFRRLIKDYLMVVGSHEEAVAGGGPDARVQAIDMGRRGLHDEAAELLRERLAGRVEVDFATARRLFTLVCALHNRV, from the coding sequence GTGACGTCTGACCAGCGCCTGGCGGAGATCCGCCTGCCCCCGGGGGTGGCCTCGCCCAGCGCCTATGCCGAGGCCGATCGCAACCAGGCCGTGGCCGACCTGCTGGCGGAGAACCGCTTCGACCCGCCCGGCCTGCCCCCCGGTCCCTACCGGCTGAATCTCGACCTGCGGGACGGGCGGCTGCTGCTCGACATCCGCGATGCCGCGGACACGCCACTGCACGGCTACGCCCTGGCGCTCGGTCCGTTCCGCCGGCTGATCAAGGACTACCTGATGGTGGTCGGCAGCCATGAGGAGGCGGTGGCCGGGGGAGGGCCGGACGCGCGGGTGCAGGCGATCGACATGGGCCGCCGCGGCCTGCATGACGAGGCGGCGGAACTGCTGCGCGAGCGCCTCGCCGGGCGGGTGGAGGTGGACTTCGCCACCGCCCGCCGGCTCTTCACGCTGGTCTGCGCCCTGCACAACCGGGTATAG
- a CDS encoding LacI family DNA-binding transcriptional regulator: MAALAGLSPAAVSRFLNGGLHLPEETARRIRAAVAELDYRPSPLGRRLSLGRSDTLGLVLPDIANPFFAALADAVQAEAEAQGQDLLLCATRNRLGRELDDLARLQRADADGVLFVTNHADDGTLATAIARHGQALVLLDEDVAGARVPKVFADNLAGGRLAAEHLLAAGHRRLALLGGPPGVMSAAERAAGFRSAVTAGGGAVVFEAAGDYLAAAGHAAGLRLLAMAEPPTAAFASSGETALGLLLAARERGVAVPGRLSVVAFDDVGPMGLMQPPLTAIRQPVAEMGRQGVALLLARLRGGPVPQAPLRLPVELIARGSVAPPGC; the protein is encoded by the coding sequence GTGGCCGCGCTCGCCGGCCTGTCCCCGGCCGCGGTGTCGCGCTTCCTCAACGGCGGGCTGCACCTGCCGGAGGAGACGGCGCGGCGCATCCGTGCGGCCGTCGCGGAGCTGGACTACCGCCCCAGCCCGCTCGGCCGCCGCCTGAGCCTGGGGCGCAGCGACACGCTCGGCCTGGTGCTGCCCGACATCGCCAACCCCTTCTTCGCCGCCCTGGCCGACGCGGTGCAGGCGGAGGCGGAGGCGCAGGGCCAGGACCTGCTGCTCTGCGCCACCCGCAACCGCCTGGGGCGGGAGCTGGACGACCTTGCCCGGCTGCAGCGTGCCGATGCGGATGGCGTGCTCTTCGTCACCAACCACGCCGACGACGGCACCCTGGCCACGGCAATCGCCCGGCACGGCCAGGCGCTGGTGCTGCTGGACGAGGACGTGGCCGGCGCGCGGGTGCCCAAGGTCTTCGCCGACAACCTGGCCGGCGGCCGGCTCGCCGCCGAACACCTGCTGGCGGCCGGGCACCGGCGCCTGGCCCTGCTGGGCGGGCCGCCGGGGGTGATGAGCGCGGCCGAGCGCGCCGCGGGCTTCCGCTCCGCCGTCACCGCCGGCGGCGGGGCGGTGGTGTTCGAGGCGGCGGGGGACTACCTCGCCGCCGCCGGCCATGCCGCCGGGCTGCGCCTCCTCGCCATGGCCGAGCCGCCCACGGCGGCCTTCGCCAGCTCCGGCGAGACCGCGCTCGGCCTGCTGCTCGCGGCGCGGGAGCGCGGCGTGGCGGTGCCGGGGAGGCTGTCGGTCGTGGCCTTCGACGATGTCGGCCCGATGGGCCTGATGCAGCCGCCGCTGACCGCGATCCGCCAGCCGGTCGCCGAGATGGGCCGCCAGGGGGTGGCGTTGCTGCTGGCGCGGCTGCGCGGCGGGCCGGTGCCGCAGGCGCCGCTGCGCCTGCCGGTGGAACTGATCGCGCGCGGCTCCGTCGCGCCGCCCGGATGCTGA
- a CDS encoding TetR/AcrR family transcriptional regulator, translated as MSETTRDRILDAAERLFAAGGGPDGASMRDIAAEAGVRLSHVTYYFAAKEALYRAVFARRAEALAAARAAALAEAPPGDVTALMRAFVGPSVRQRFGTGAQGAAFALLTALEATSPREAERGIIADFFDPTAERFLAALARLHPDAPRDALVEAYLFAMGALVTAMAGTDRLRRLTGSLTPEEAPEALAERLARFCAAGVEAILAPA; from the coding sequence ATGAGCGAGACGACCCGCGACCGCATCCTCGATGCCGCCGAACGGCTCTTTGCCGCCGGGGGCGGGCCGGACGGGGCCTCCATGCGCGACATCGCGGCCGAGGCGGGGGTGCGCCTGTCCCATGTCACCTACTACTTCGCCGCCAAGGAGGCGCTGTACCGCGCGGTCTTCGCCCGGCGGGCGGAGGCCCTGGCGGCCGCGCGGGCCGCCGCGCTGGCCGAGGCCCCGCCTGGCGACGTCACGGCGCTGATGCGTGCCTTCGTCGGCCCGTCCGTGCGGCAGCGCTTCGGCACCGGGGCCCAGGGCGCGGCCTTCGCCCTGTTGACCGCGCTGGAGGCCACCAGCCCGCGCGAGGCGGAGCGTGGCATCATCGCCGACTTCTTCGACCCGACCGCCGAGCGCTTCCTTGCCGCCCTTGCCCGCCTCCACCCGGATGCGCCGCGCGACGCGCTGGTGGAGGCCTATCTCTTCGCCATGGGGGCGCTCGTCACCGCGATGGCCGGGACGGACCGGCTCCGCCGCCTGACCGGCAGCCTCACGCCGGAGGAGGCGCCGGAGGCCCTGGCGGAACGCCTCGCCCGCTTCTGCGCGGCCGGGGTGGAGGCGATCCTCGCGCCGGCCTGA
- a CDS encoding DUF983 domain-containing protein has protein sequence MDQPAARPLQATPARWVPGRHVATAAPLPSFWTMLGRGAVNRCPVCGEGRVFQGYLTVVPECSVCHAPLGSLRADDAPPYFTIFLVGHLLVPVVFWVERNWEPPMWVHMAVWLPLFAIASTLLLRPVKGATVGLMLRLGFGGSAPAPASSPDDSRRDV, from the coding sequence ATGGATCAGCCTGCGGCCCGGCCCCTGCAAGCCACGCCCGCGCGCTGGGTGCCGGGGCGTCACGTGGCCACGGCTGCGCCCCTTCCGAGCTTCTGGACCATGCTGGGCCGGGGGGCGGTGAACCGGTGCCCGGTCTGCGGCGAGGGCCGGGTGTTCCAGGGCTACCTGACGGTCGTGCCGGAATGCAGCGTCTGCCACGCTCCCCTGGGCTCGCTGCGGGCGGACGACGCCCCGCCCTATTTCACCATCTTCCTGGTCGGCCACCTGCTGGTGCCGGTGGTCTTCTGGGTGGAGCGGAACTGGGAGCCGCCGATGTGGGTCCACATGGCCGTGTGGCTGCCGCTCTTCGCCATCGCCTCTACCCTGCTGCTGCGGCCCGTCAAGGGCGCGACGGTGGGGCTGATGCTGCGCCTGGGCTTCGGCGGCAGCGCGCCGGCCCCGGCCTCCTCCCCGGATGATTCGCGGCGTGACGTCTGA
- a CDS encoding ABC transporter ATP-binding protein — translation MTPALPPPTLWLEDVTIALGPPGRRVPVVEGVSLRLDPGRILCVVGESGSGKSVTAMALMRLLPPGITAVTATALRFAGTDLLALDERGMNRLRGDRMAMIFQEPMTSLNPVFTIGDQIGESLRVHRGLSAAAARARALEALRAVGVPAAERRLDAYPHELSGGLRQRAMIAMALATEPALIIADEPTTALDVTVQAGILALLAELRDRTGTAILLITHDLGVVAEVADAVCVMYAGQVVERAPAATLFQAAQHPYTLALLAARPSLSDTVERLEPIPGRMPAPGTAPPGCRFAPRCPFAAEICAEPPPMRAFGPEHDAACWRAPVDTLAEAPA, via the coding sequence ATGACCCCGGCGCTCCCGCCCCCGACCCTGTGGCTGGAGGACGTCACCATCGCCCTCGGCCCGCCAGGCCGGCGCGTGCCGGTGGTGGAGGGGGTTTCGCTGCGCCTCGATCCCGGGCGCATCCTCTGCGTGGTGGGGGAGAGCGGCTCGGGCAAGAGCGTCACCGCCATGGCGCTGATGCGGCTGCTGCCGCCGGGCATCACCGCCGTCACCGCGACGGCCCTGCGCTTCGCGGGCACGGACCTGCTCGCCCTGGACGAGCGCGGCATGAACCGCCTGCGCGGCGACCGCATGGCGATGATCTTCCAGGAGCCGATGACGTCGCTGAACCCGGTCTTCACCATCGGCGACCAGATCGGCGAATCCCTGCGCGTGCATCGCGGCCTGTCCGCCGCCGCGGCCCGCGCCCGTGCGCTGGAGGCGCTGCGCGCGGTTGGCGTGCCCGCGGCGGAAAGGCGGCTGGACGCCTACCCGCACGAGCTGTCGGGCGGGCTGCGCCAGCGCGCGATGATCGCCATGGCGCTCGCCACCGAGCCGGCGCTGATCATCGCGGACGAGCCCACCACCGCGCTGGACGTGACGGTGCAGGCGGGCATCCTCGCCCTGCTCGCCGAGCTGCGCGACCGCACCGGCACCGCCATCCTGCTGATCACCCACGACCTGGGCGTGGTGGCCGAGGTCGCCGACGCCGTCTGCGTCATGTATGCCGGGCAGGTGGTGGAGCGCGCGCCCGCGGCCACGCTGTTCCAAGCGGCGCAGCACCCCTACACCCTGGCGCTGCTGGCCGCCCGCCCCTCCCTCTCCGACACGGTGGAGCGGCTGGAGCCCATCCCCGGCCGCATGCCCGCCCCCGGGACCGCCCCGCCCGGCTGCCGCTTCGCGCCGCGCTGTCCCTTCGCGGCGGAGATCTGCGCCGAGCCGCCGCCGATGCGCGCCTTCGGGCCGGAGCACGACGCCGCCTGCTGGCGCGCGCCCGTGGACACCCTGGCGGAGGCGCCGGCATGA
- a CDS encoding oligopeptide/dipeptide ABC transporter ATP-binding protein: MTPLLRAEGLRKSFALAGGRRLLAVDGVDLTLERGETLAVVGESGCGKSTLGRLLLRLEEADAGRIALDGADLRALRGGALRAARRRLQVVFQDPYASLDPRQRVRDVLCRPMRLHGLADAREAPRRAAALLERVGLAPTALDRLPHEFSGGQRQRIAIARALSVQPEAIVCDEPVSALDVSVQAQVVNLLQGLQRETGVALLFISHDLAVVRHLAHRVAVMYAGRVVETGPAARLFDHPSHPYTRALLAAAPRAETGARRHAPIAGEPPDPTAPPPGCRFASRCPEVRDVCRAGEHPPLRPLGGGHASACLFAEMLPEPAPRPPEAAERGPLAARVAAYRRARDRAGAAA; encoded by the coding sequence ATGACGCCGCTGCTGCGGGCCGAGGGGCTGCGCAAGAGCTTCGCCCTGGCCGGCGGACGGCGCCTGCTGGCGGTCGACGGCGTGGACCTGACCCTGGAGCGCGGCGAGACCCTGGCCGTGGTGGGGGAGAGCGGCTGCGGCAAGTCCACCCTGGGCCGGCTGCTGCTGCGGCTGGAGGAGGCGGATGCCGGGCGCATCGCCCTCGACGGCGCCGATCTGCGGGCCCTGCGCGGGGGCGCTCTGCGGGCGGCGCGACGGCGCCTCCAGGTGGTGTTCCAGGACCCCTATGCCTCGCTCGATCCGCGCCAGCGGGTGCGGGACGTGCTCTGCCGCCCCATGCGCCTGCACGGGCTGGCCGATGCGCGGGAGGCGCCGCGCCGCGCCGCCGCCCTGCTGGAGCGCGTCGGCCTGGCGCCCACGGCGCTGGACCGGCTGCCGCACGAGTTCTCCGGCGGGCAGCGGCAGCGCATCGCCATCGCCCGCGCCCTCTCGGTGCAGCCGGAGGCGATCGTCTGCGACGAGCCCGTCTCCGCCCTCGACGTCTCCGTGCAGGCGCAGGTGGTGAACCTGCTGCAGGGGCTGCAGCGCGAGACGGGCGTGGCGTTGCTGTTCATCTCGCACGACCTTGCGGTGGTGCGTCACCTCGCCCACCGGGTGGCGGTGATGTATGCCGGGCGGGTGGTCGAGACGGGGCCGGCGGCGCGCCTCTTCGACCATCCGTCGCACCCCTATACCCGCGCCCTGCTCGCCGCCGCGCCGCGGGCGGAGACGGGGGCCCGGCGCCATGCCCCGATCGCCGGCGAGCCGCCCGATCCCACCGCGCCGCCGCCCGGCTGCCGCTTCGCCTCGCGCTGCCCCGAGGTACGCGACGTCTGCCGCGCGGGCGAGCACCCGCCGTTGCGGCCGTTGGGTGGGGGCCACGCCTCCGCCTGCCTCTTCGCCGAGATGCTGCCGGAGCCCGCGCCGCGCCCCCCCGAGGCGGCGGAGCGGGGGCCGCTCGCCGCCCGGGTCGCCGCCTACCGCCGGGCCCGCGACCGGGCCGGGGCGGCCGCCTGA